The Scophthalmus maximus strain ysfricsl-2021 chromosome 7, ASM2237912v1, whole genome shotgun sequence genome includes a window with the following:
- the zgc:136858 gene encoding pseudouridine-metabolizing bifunctional protein C1861.05: MKRMLRSAPALVLKRGITTYQSTWCKNDSLFRVHPSVSQALAENKPVVALESTIITHGMPYPHNLSTAQEVEAIVRAEGATPATVGVIEGKVHVGLSSEELDHLAHCKSSLKVSRRDLPHVISKGLTGGTTVSATMIAAHRAGIPVFVTGGIGGVHRDGENSLDISADLTELGRTPIAVISAGVKSILDIGRTLEFLETHGVCVATYGKSKNFPAFFSPQSGFTSSCQVDNPAEAAKLIASTLSLGLQSGVLLAVPIPEEHAAAGQQIEEAVQAAVTEASAKAITGRDVTPFILQKVNELTEGKSLQANIALIHNNARVGSQIACALSKQMNKRKLRSRTHHSQQSQSETDIVVIGGINVDFIAKGKKKTIQFGQTNPGSVCQSFGGVGRNIADSLSRLGHRPLFISAVGADSNSDAVLNYCKHMNTSGVSRLEEQSTATYCAVITESGELSLGLGDMDIHQQITEQYVSQFEKQLLSATLVCLDGNIPASTIDYVCCVAKKHNINVWYEPTDSEKARKPFLSDAWKSLSYSSPNLGELCTMNKTLGIPTPEVLPSSLEEVLDVAVALSRPLLEHLHCLVVTLGANGVLLCGEQDGSSVNLQPSKQKRRRQLCAVHYPALTVTAEETMNVSGAGDSLAGALMAGILQQRDTDSCVRMGLLAARLSLASPHPIAPALTLESVDPKKVQTQNWPKLSYRCID; encoded by the exons ATGAAGAGAATGCTGAGGAGCGCCCCTGCACTTGTCCTGAAAAGAGGAATCACAACTTATCAGAGCACATGGTGCAAGAATG ACAGCCTCTTCAGGGTTCACCCGTCTGTATCACAGGCATTGGCAGAAAACAAACCGGTGGTTGCCCTTGAGAGCACTATTATCACACATGGCATGCCCTATCCGCACAACCTGAG CACAGCACAGGAGGTGGAGGCCATTGTACGAGCTGAAGGAGCCACTCCGGCCACGGTTGGGGTGATTGAGGGCAAAGTCCATGTCGGCCTGTCGTCAGAGGAGCTTGACCACCTCGCCCACTGCAAGAGCTCCCTGAAGGTGTCCCGCCGTGATCTGCCACACGTCATCAGCAAA GGGCTCACTGGAGGAACGACGGTGTCAGCCACAATGATAGCAGCACATCGAGCTGGCATTCCCGTGTTTGTCACAGGTGGCATTGGAGGAGttcacagagacggagagaaca GTCTGGACATCAGTGCAGATCTGACAGAGCTGGGCAGAACTCCCATTGCTGTGATCTCTGCTGGGGTCAAGTCTATTCTGGACATTGGTCGCACCCTTGAATTCCTt GAGACACATGGTGTCTGTGTAGCCACTTATGGAAAGTCAAAGAATTTCCCAGCCTTCTTCTCTCCACAAAGCGGATTCACTTCCTCGTGCCAAGTCGACAACCCTGCGGAGGCTGCAAAACTCATTG CGAGCACTCTGTCCCTGGGTCTTCAAAGTGGTGTCCTGTTAGCGGTGCCCATCCCAGAGGAGCATGCCGCTGCAGGCCAGCAGATCGAGGAAGCCGTACAGGCTGCAGTGACAGAGGCGAG TGCCAAAGCTATCACGGGAAGAGATGTGACGCCATTTATTCTTCAGAAGGTCAATGAGCTGACTGAAGGAAAGTCCCTTCAGGCCA ATATTGCTCTCATTCATAACAATGCTCGAGTTGGAAGTCAGATAGCCTGCGcactgtcaaaacaaatgaataagaGAAAGTTGAGAAGTAGAACTCATCATTCTCAACAATCACAATCAGAAACAGACATT GTTGTGATAGGAGGAATAAATGTGGACTTTATTgccaaaggaaaaaagaaaacaattcaa TTTGGGCAGACCAACCCAGggagtgtgtgtcagtcatttGGTGGCGTAGGACGGAACATCGCTG ACTCTCTGAGTCGATTGGGCCACAGACCTCTGTTCATCTCAGCCGTCGGAGCCGATTCAAACAGCGATGCAGTGTTAAACTACTGTAAACATATG AACACGAGTGGTGTTTCTAGGCTGGAAGAGCAAAGCACAGCTACTTACTGTGCTGTCATCACTGAGAGTGGAGAACTGAGTCTTGGGTTGGGAGACATGGACATTCACCAGCAAATCACAGAGCAGTAT GTGTCCCAGTTTGAGAAGCAGCTTTTATCAGCCACTCTTGTGTGTCTAGATGGAAATATTCCTGCCTCCACCATCGACTATGTTTGTTGTGTTGCCAAAAAGCACAACATCAATG TTTGGTACGAGCCAACGGATTCAGAAAAGGCTCGCAAGCCTTTCCTGTCAGACGCCTGGAAGTCTCTGTCCTATTCATCCCCAAACCTGGGGGAATTGTGCACCATGAACAAAACACTGGGTATCCCGACACCTGAAG TGCTGCCAAGCTCTCTGGAGGAGGTGCTGGATGTTGCTGTGGCTCTCTCACGCCCCCTTCTGGAGCATCTTCACTGTCTGGTGGTGACTCTGGGGGCTAAcggtgtgttgttgtgtggagAGCAGGATGGAAGCTCAGTCAACCTGCAGCCAAGCAAACAGAAGAGG AGAAGACAGCTTTGTGCTGTACACTACCCAGCACTGACTGTGACCGCAGAAGAGACAATGAACGTATCAGGAGCAGGAGATAG TCTCGCAGGTGCTCTGATGGCAGGGATCCTCCAGCAGCGAGACACAGACAGCTGTGTCAGGATGGGGCTCCTGGCTGCACGGCTGTCCCTGGCCTCACCGCACCCCATCGCCCCCGCGCTCACATTAGAATCTGTGGATCCAAAAAAAGTCCAGACTCAGAACTGGCCCAAACTGAGCTACAGGTGCATagattga